A genomic region of Antennarius striatus isolate MH-2024 chromosome 4, ASM4005453v1, whole genome shotgun sequence contains the following coding sequences:
- the spire2 gene encoding protein spire homolog 2 has product MARFTHRTAEDGESRVTTRTDRVDSRDLAEPRELSVEEVLKSYEQPINEEQAWAVCYQCCSGLRAPRPPAARVRRVKDPSSILLHRDGTVSLRAEPRPNDDINEPPPPLSSERQLVQSLGVAIYRALDWGLDDSEERDLSPRLERLIERMAGGDQGREGDCTTGNGTTDEGYSDQEEEEEEEEEEQEGVIKPVCTFRQVMALCAARLANPNLAPEHYQAVCRALFVETLELQTFLMKIRDAKEMLKKISTEEAIEDRSTSELDALKHRDWARLWVQLMKELRQGVKLKKVQEQPFNPLPTEFSLTPFEMLMQDIRARKFQLRKVMVGGDIPTRVKRNAHELILDFIRSRPPLKPVSERSLPPPPPQQQSLHDQVLAEIKQERKLRPVVQPSSRSFGSLPCLAQACPCNVKSTSCIDLSMPESRPRPSSRPRILLKAPTLAEMEEMNIFEEEETTDNGELKRAESSPTPLKRDRSFSEHDLALLRGEMLPSLSESVQLDGGVRMRVERPRSRTLTSARLPSYRASFPVQGWAPASPDRLSLCSVDEATEGSEVASGCRAGDEHQWMEAFSHPVESLALTLDEVINVRRVLVKAEMEKFLQNKELYSNLKKGKVCCCCRVKFPLFSWPSTCLLCKRCVCNSCSAKMKIPSKKMAHIPVYTVGFHNTPKSHGHKCQVYKSLRSLSRRSVEEEFPHLYAHGCTLRDLCAECTKFIADVISSSCRSLDILNNTPKREARPAANQRPQLRRQPHLETHPEKDPQRHPEASTLSPCLPRPPP; this is encoded by the exons ATGGCCAGATTCACACACAGGACCGCCGAGGACGGGGAGTCACGGGTGACCACCCGGACGGACCGCGTGGACTCGCGGGACCTGGCCGAGCCCAGGGAGCTGTCAGTGGAGGAGGTGCTGAAGTCCTACGAGCAGCCCATCAACGAGGAGCAGGCGTGGGCGGTGTGCTACCAGTGCTGCAGCGGGCTGAGGGCGCCCCGCCCGCCCGCAGCGAGAGTCCGCCGGGTGAAGGACCcgtcctccatcctcctgcacCGGGACGGGACTGTGTCGCTACGGGCGGAGCCTCGACCCAATG ATGACATCAatgagcctcctcctcctctgtcatcAGAGCGACAG CTGGTCCAGTCTCTGGGTGTCGCCATCTACCGAGCTCTGGACTGGGGGCTGGACGACAGTGAGGAGCGGGACCTCAGCCCGCGGCTGGAGCGCCTCATTGAACGCATGGCAGGTGGGGACCAGGGCAGAGAGGGCGACTGCACCACCGGGAACGGGACAACTGATGAGGGCTACAGTgaccaggaggaagaggaggaggaggaagaggaggagcaagaAGGAGTAATAAAACCGGTGTGCACATTCCGCCAGGTGATGGCGCTCTGTGCTGCTCGGCTGGCCAATCCAAACCTGGCTCCAGAGCACTACCAGGCCGTTTGCAGAGCTCTGTTTGTGGAGACACTGGAGCTGCAGACCTTCCTCATGAAGATCAGAGATGCTAAGGAG ATGCTGAAAAAGATCTCAACAGAGGAAGCTATAGAGGACAGATCCACATCTGAGTTGGATGCACTGAAGCACAGAGACTGG GCACGTCTGTGGGTGCAGCTGATGAAGGAGCTCAGACAGGGAgtgaagctgaagaaggtgCAGGAGCAGCCATTCAACCCCCTGCCCACCGAGTTCAGCCTCACACCCTTCGAGATGCTGATGCAGGACATACGAGCTCGCAAGTTCCAGCTGCGCAAAGTCATG GTGGGTGGAGACATTCCCACCAGGGTGAAGAGGAATGCCCATGAACTGATACTGGACTTCATCAGATCTAGACCTCCTCTCAAACCA GTTTCAGAGCGGagcctcccccctcctcctccacagcagCAGTCTCTCCATGACCAGGTCCTGGCTGAGATCAAGCAGGAGAGAAAGCTCAGGCCGGTGGTCCAGCCCAGCTCCAGAT CGTTCGGCTCTCTGCCCTGCCTGGCTCAGGCTTGTCCTTGTAATGTCAAATCTACTTCCTGCATTGATCTGTCCATGCCGGAGTCCAGACCTCGACCGTCATCACGGCCTCGGATCCTGCTCAAAGCTCCCACTCTCGCtgagatggaggagatgaaCATATTTGAG gaggaggagaccaCCGACAACGGGGAGCTGAAGAGGGCTGAGAGCTCCCCGACTCCTCTGAAAAGAGATCGCTCCTTCTCGGAACATGACCTGGCTTTGCTCCGTGGGGAGATGCTCCCGTCGCTCTCTGAGTCGGTGCAGCTAGATGGGGGCGTCAGGATGAGGGTGGAGAGGCCTCGATCCAGGACACTAACCAGTGCCAGACTGCCTAGTTACAGAG CTTCCTTCCCGGTTCAGGGCTGGGCGCCGGCTTCTCCGGACCGCCTGTCTTTGTGTTCCGTCGACGAGGCGACGGAGGGATCCGAGGTGGCGTCTGGCTGCAGGGCTGGAGATGAACACCAGTGGATG GAGGCCTTCAGCCACCCTGTGGAGAGTCTCGCCTTGACGTTGGATGAGGTCATCAATGTGCGCCGAGTGCTGGTCaaagcagagatggagaagTTTCTTCAGAACAAAGAGCTCTACAGTAACCTGAAGAAAGGGAAG gtttgctgctgctgcagagtcaAGTTTCCTCTCTTCTCGTGGCCGTCTACCTGCCTCCTGTGTAAAAG atgtgtgtgtaaCTCCTGCAGTGCAAAG ATGAAGATTCCCTCAAAGAAGATGGCCCACATTCCTGTGTACACAGTGGGCTTCCACAACACTCCAAAGAGCCACGGACACAAATGCCAAGTGTacaa GTCGCTGCGCAGCTTGTCCCGCCGCTCGGTGGAGGAGGAGTTTCCCCACCTGTACGCCCACGGCTGCACGCTGCGCGACCTCTGTGCCGAGTGCACCAAATTCATCGCTGACGTCATTTCCTCCAGCTGCCGGAGCCTGGACATCCTCAACAACACTCCCAAGCGGGAGGCCAGACCCGCTGCCAATCAGAGACCGCAGCTCCGACGCCAGCCCCACCTCGAGACTCATCCTGAAAAAGACCCTCAGCGCCACCCTGAAGCTTCCACGCTGTCACCGTGTCTCCCCCGGCCCCCTCCCTAG